From a region of the Sphingopyxis sp. YR583 genome:
- the dapF gene encoding diaminopimelate epimerase: MADRFTKMHGLGNDFVVIDARVTPVEMTPARAHAIADRRHGIGCDQLILLEPSNNADVKMRIFNADGGEVEACGNATRCVATLIGKPAVIETLGGMLRVTPADGGAEVVLGEPEFDWEHIPLAMPMDTRDMPVAWDELEHGAGVNVGNPHIVFFVPEADAVALDELGPRIETDPLFPERVNVNVASLDGENQLQLRVWERGVGLTQACGTGACATAVAAIRAGLVQSPVTVSLPGGDLVIRWAPGEPIVMSGAATRVYEGETDWAQFG, translated from the coding sequence ATGGCAGACCGCTTCACCAAGATGCACGGCCTCGGCAACGACTTCGTCGTGATCGACGCGCGCGTGACGCCCGTCGAGATGACGCCGGCGCGCGCGCATGCGATCGCCGACCGCCGCCACGGCATCGGGTGCGACCAGTTGATCCTGCTCGAACCGTCGAACAACGCCGATGTGAAGATGCGGATTTTCAACGCCGACGGCGGCGAGGTCGAGGCGTGCGGCAATGCGACGCGCTGCGTCGCGACGCTGATCGGCAAGCCCGCGGTGATCGAAACGCTGGGCGGGATGCTGCGCGTCACCCCGGCCGACGGCGGCGCCGAGGTCGTGCTCGGCGAACCCGAATTCGACTGGGAGCATATCCCGCTCGCGATGCCGATGGACACGCGCGACATGCCCGTCGCGTGGGACGAGCTGGAGCATGGCGCGGGGGTCAATGTCGGCAATCCGCATATCGTGTTTTTCGTACCCGAGGCCGACGCCGTCGCGCTCGACGAGTTGGGCCCGCGGATCGAGACCGATCCGCTGTTCCCCGAGCGCGTCAACGTCAATGTCGCGAGCCTCGACGGCGAAAACCAGTTGCAGCTCCGCGTCTGGGAACGCGGCGTCGGCCTGACGCAGGCGTGCGGCACCGGTGCGTGCGCGACCGCGGTCGCCGCGATCCGCGCCGGCCTTGTCCAGTCGCCGGTGACGGTGTCGCTGCCCGGCGGCGACCTCGTCATCCGCTGGGCGCCCGGCGAACCGATCGTGATGAGCGGCGCCGCGACACGCGTTTACGAGGGCGAGACCGACTGGGCGCAATTCGGATGA